ACGGCCCTGATAGATGTTACTGCCCTCATAAGGTCCGATGATCGCCCGATCCGGACGACCGAACTCAATCAAATAGTCACTATAATCACCGAAGGGGACGATAGTTCCTCCGCCGTCGATCTCAAGATCAAAAACATCAAATACAATCCGTGATCCAAATGCGTATTCCCCCGGGGGGACGACCAGACGGCTTCCAGTCCTGCAAACCTTGATTGCATTTCGAAAGGCGGGGGCGTCGTCAGTTTTACCATCACCTCTCGCGCCGAAATGCTTTACATTCACTTCGGCCGAGATCGCCGCGCGCATCCATCCGCCGCCGCCTTGCGGGGCGGAAATCCAATGTCCCCCGTCGCCCTCGCGCGCCCCACCCGGCATCCATTGAAAAAATCCCTCGCCGCCATCACCCGGCTCATGATATCCGGAAACCCAAAGCGGAGTGCCGTCAATTATCGGCGCATGGTTCTTCTTGAGTTCACTTACTGTCATGGTGCCTCGTCTGAATTGTTTTAGGATGCCTTTGACGTTTCCTCATCGACGTAACGGAGTCTTGGCAGCACCAGAAACACCGGAATGGAAACCAAAACGCTGATGACAAAGAACCATCCCCAGCCGGAAAGACTCTGAACCCAGCCGCTTATCGCCCCAAAAACAAGCACAACAATATACAAAATCGACAATAGGAAACCTGCTATGGAAGTCTGATATTTGCCGCGCGATAATGAAAACAGGAAATATTCAGCGGCGGAATACCCCAAGCCATAGCCAAAATTTTCAACAAGCGCCCCAAAACTCAGTGCGATATTCAGATCAGTCTTGTAATTGATGCCTATGCCGGTGAGATCAAATGTCATGCTCCATTCCACATGCCAGACAGCCAGTGCGGTGTAGATCAGTGACGGGAATATCGCCGCGGCCACGAAAGGCAGCATGATGCGTCGCAATCCGTATTTTTTTATGGCAAACCCTGATATGACCGCCCCGGCTGACGCCCCGATGAGTCCGATCATCCCGATAAATCCCACCTGAGCCAGATCCGCCCCGTAACCACCGGATTCTGGCGGATCCATGTAAAACGGGACAACCATGCGATGGATAAACGCTTCCCCTGATCTAATGAACAGGATAAACAACACCGCCAAACCGATGTATTTTATCTTCAGCAGGGCAACAAAGGGCTCTTTCAGGTTATTCCAAATACCCTGCCCCGGAGCGCGAGGCAGCGCCTTGTCCCCGATGGGATACGGGCATGACGTTTGTGTCCAAAGATACCCGATAGCATAGACGGCAAGAAGGCATAAAAAATAAAATCCCCAAGTATAACGCATATCCCCATCCCCGGCCACCTTGCCGAAAATACCAGCCATGCCAAGCAGCAGGGAGCCGGTGAACACCATGGCCAGCCGTGAAGTCAGCGGTCGTATGCCAATAAAACGCGCTTGGTCGGATTTTGTCAGTGAGACCAGATAAAATCCGACCAATGCGATTTCCTGTGGGGATTTTGACAGGCTGACAAGGAAAAGTATTCCGAAAAATATCGCAACCGTGAAGTGGGATGTCACAAGGAGAAACACCATTGCCGCCCACAACAGCAGTTGAATTTCAATGGTGCGGAGAATCCATTTTCTCTTTGTTGATATCGCATCAATGACGGGCCCCCACAGGAATTTGAGGGCATACGGTATCGTGATAAGGGAACTCAGTCCGATAAAGACATTGGAATACCCCAAATCCTTCAACATCGCGGTCGGAACATTGAAGAGAACGACATTCACCATCCCGCTCCACAAGCTGATGCTGGGAACAAAGAACCACGGGTTTCCACGATAATGAGTTTTTGCCCCGTCGCTGGAAGGCGGGGTTGCGTTGTCATTTGTTCCAATATCCATTGTGCAGTGATTTTATCAAGTTCTTGGCCGCATGCCTTGTTGTTTCATTTGATTTTATTTCATGGCAACTTCTGAATCCAATCGGCGACAATCTGGCGCCAGCGGGGCCCGATGTCCTTGTCGTAGGCGAAATCTTTGCCATGCCCGCCCGATGAAAACACATGCAACTCCATCGGCAGCTTTGCT
This genomic stretch from Termitidicoccus mucosus harbors:
- a CDS encoding AmpG family muropeptide MFS transporter, whose amino-acid sequence is MDIGTNDNATPPSSDGAKTHYRGNPWFFVPSISLWSGMVNVVLFNVPTAMLKDLGYSNVFIGLSSLITIPYALKFLWGPVIDAISTKRKWILRTIEIQLLLWAAMVFLLVTSHFTVAIFFGILFLVSLSKSPQEIALVGFYLVSLTKSDQARFIGIRPLTSRLAMVFTGSLLLGMAGIFGKVAGDGDMRYTWGFYFLCLLAVYAIGYLWTQTSCPYPIGDKALPRAPGQGIWNNLKEPFVALLKIKYIGLAVLFILFIRSGEAFIHRMVVPFYMDPPESGGYGADLAQVGFIGMIGLIGASAGAVISGFAIKKYGLRRIMLPFVAAAIFPSLIYTALAVWHVEWSMTFDLTGIGINYKTDLNIALSFGALVENFGYGLGYSAAEYFLFSLSRGKYQTSIAGFLLSILYIVVLVFGAISGWVQSLSGWGWFFVISVLVSIPVFLVLPRLRYVDEETSKAS